In the genome of Lathyrus oleraceus cultivar Zhongwan6 chromosome 4, CAAS_Psat_ZW6_1.0, whole genome shotgun sequence, the window TGATGGGCCAATTTGTTATAACTCCGGAGAAAAGGGTCATATCAGTACCAGTTGTTAGAAGCTAAAGAAATATCATTCGGGAGGGAAAGTCTTTACTTTGACCGGGATAGAGACTACTAGTGCTGACTGTTTGATTCAAGTACGTGTTTTATAAATGGTATCCCTTTGATTGCTATTGTTGACATAGGTGCAACACATTAGTTTGTTTCGCTTGATTGTGATGAGAAGTTGGGTTTAAAATTATCTTATATGGATGGGAATATGATTGTTAATACCCTGACTCTAGGTTCGGTAGTCACTTTATGAGTTTGTTTGAATTGTCTGCTTACTATCTATGGTAAGAGTTTATGTATGGATTTAATGTGACTAGCTTTGAGGATTCTCGATGTTATCCTTAGAATGAACTGGTTGGAGTTcaaccatgttcatatcattTGTCTTTCCAAGACAGTGTCATTTCCAGAGTTTGATACTAATGATGAGTTGTTCGTGTCGGCTAAGCAAGTGAATGAGTTCGTGAAGGACAATGTTGTAGTGTTTGAGACTAAAGGTGTATTGTACGAGCTACCAGTAGTGAGTAATTTTCCAGAAGTGTTCCCAGAAGATATTAGTGATTTACTGCTAGAGCGTGAGGTGGAGTTTTCTATAGACTTAGTATCTGGTACTAGTCTGGTGTCGATGACTCCTTATAGCTATTCTAACACAGAATAGAATGAAGGCCAGAGTTTTTGGCTATTCTAACACAGACTAGAGTGGTGATCAAGATGATAGAAACAACACataatgttatttgtttatgcTTAGAGCAGCACCAATTTCATAGAGTTCAAAGAAGTAAGGAATTATGGTTTTATCTTCACGTGAGGTGAGTATGTTGTTGCCTCTTACGTCGGTTGCTAAACATTGTGGTTAGAGATGTTACTTGAAGAGTTGAATGTAAGTCATATTATGAAAATCAAGTTGCTAGTAGAAAATCAGTCAACAATTAATTTGTCAAACCATCCTATGAGCCATGGTAAGAGTAAACACATAGAGACGGTGTATCATTTCCCAAGAGATTAAGTTGATAAAGAAAGGTTGAAGATTGAATATTGTAAGATTGAGTTGCAATTGGCTAACATTCTAACCAAACCCTTGAAGCAAGAAAGATCTGAAGGCCTCAAAAGATTAATGGGAATGAAGAACATAATGAAATATGAATTAGAAAGGGTATTATAAATGTAATTTAGGTTTGAATATTGTTGTCATTGATTTTTTAGAAGTGTTGCAAATATGGCTTAtaacacaaacaaacaagcaaactgTCACAACTTAGCTATTAATACTAGTTGATTAATTATGACATTATAGACCTTATCAATAACAATGTCTCATATACTCGTAtgactctctctctctctctctctctctctctctctctctctctctctctcaatttgCAAATAACTTGGAATATAAGTTATCCAACAACAATCACCCAAAACCTTGAAAAACACCCATAACCAGGATCAAGCTCCAAAATTCTATTTTTTTACAAGAATAATTCATTTATTATTTTGGATTTGATTGATTTATCCTTAATCTCATCGTAAACAATTACAACCCTTTTAGTATGTTGTGTCCAAACATTCAAAAAAATATATGATGCAAACAACTGTAGATTCTTCATTATTCTTCTTATATAAGTTATTTTCAATTGACGATCTGTTATGAAGTAGTCACTGAACTAATTATCATGTTAATTTTAGAGGTTTTCCCCTCAAACCTTGTGTCTTATATGTTATTAGTTGATCTAATAACACTTGAGATGGACACAATTTCTGAAGAGTTGTTTTCACAATAAAATAGAACTTCATTCCACAATAATATGTCGGTAAATTGGTAAATGACGTTAtacaaatacaaataaaatacAACAAAATTGTGCATCTTCTTGCCATGACCCGGGGATGCTGCTTATTTCTATGCCAGATTTATATAAACTTCACCAAATGACTTATCGTATATATATCTAATTTGATCCGAAACAAGCCAAATAAGTAAAATTTTGTTATACATATATATGTTTATTTTTACTAACTTGCTTTTTTTTAACTTTATTTTCCATCTCAATTTTAGTCTATTCTGCAGATGCACCTTTAGCCTCATTAAGCTTTGAGTCACCAAATAATCTTAGCCTGAAATCATTGACCATCAAAGGAAGTCCCTGACGGAGGGACACAGATGGTTGCCATCCAAGAAGCTCTTTTGCTTTGGAAATGTCTGGTTTTCTCTTATGAGGATCATCTTCTGTGTTTGGTCTGAACTCTATCTTTGCATTTGGGTCTATAGTCTCTTGTACCACCTGCACAAAAATAACCAACAATGCTTATTTATTTTCCAACTTTAAAATATCTACTAAACCTATGTCTAGTAACACGGTTGACCAACATTGCTCATTTAAGATCTTTTTCATCGTGATGTTAAAGTTTCGTGGAACACATTGAGCTACAATGAGTGATGAATGCAGATAAATATAGTACCTGAGCAAGTTCAAGCATGGTGAATTCACCAGGGTTGCCAAGATTGAAGGGGCCAACATGTTCACCTTCCATTAGTCGCATCAAGCCCTCTACCTGTTGTTATTATAGGTACAACTTCATCAATCATCAATCACCATTCCATTAATAAGAGTTCATTCATATATATAGGCTTTTTTTAATCATTGTGATTTCAATAAAAATTCATATCTGATCTTCACAATCTGATGGATTAAAATTAAATCAGTCAATATTATTAGATTGGACGCTATCACCAAAATTTGAACTTCTTACCTACGATTGTGTATGAGAATTTTTAGTATTTATTATCATTAGTATACTAAGTAAAAAAAATAATCAGCCAAATACCTAATCTATGTCGGATTAAATGAATATCTAAACGTGAGAAAAGGTGCTATTTAAAAAATACCAAATCTGAAACATATTGAAAGCTTCTTGTCTGTTTCCCATCACCATAAACAGTCAATGGATCCTTCCTCAATGCCTGTATAGAGATTAAAACTATTAATTAGTTAAATACAAACAACAGCTAAATAATAATACTAACAAATCAATTAATAAAGTGGAAAATTATGGCAGAGGTTTACCTGAGCAACGAAGTTACTGACCACACGACCATCATCAAGGCACATTCTGGGTCCATATGTGTTGAAAATTCTAGCAATCCTCACCTAACATTATTAATTGAAATTCTCTTTATAAAATATCTCCATGACCCATCCACAAACATTACTATATGATATATCTACATGCATatagaaatgatcataatgtaaaACCAACAAACCTCAATGCCAGCGCCTCTATGGTAATCCATAGCCAAAGTCTCAGCAACACGCTTTCCCTCGTCATAACAACTTCTCACACCTAAACACCACAAAAAACAGCTTCATCAAAATCAAAATATCAACACAATTTAAGCTTTGAAAGTGTAAAATCAAATTAACTTTATTATACCAATTGGATTAACATTGCCCCAATAAGTCTCAGCTTGAGGATGTTGTAATGGATCACCATACACCTCACTGGTACTAGTCAACAAAAATCGTGCACCCACTCTCTTTGCCAACCCCAACATGTTCAGTGTCCCCACCACATTTGTCTTGTGTCAAATAACTCAAATCAAGGTTTACAATTTTTCAATAAATTTTATCCAGAAAAGTTATATAGTCGAGTCCGAACAGCCAATTCTACAATCAAATTATAGTCGAGTGTCTCTTCACAACTATCGATTGAACTGACTTACTGCACAGCTATTGATTGAACTGACTTAATTTAAAATATCATAATACTAATACTAGTATATTATTATAAAGAACATTGAAAAGtagtaaataaataaattatgaaaaaGGATATGATGGTTTTGACGGGATTGAATTT includes:
- the LOC127073289 gene encoding UDP-glucuronic acid decarboxylase 2 — protein: MSSELIHRNQTKDQPENQITDSSSSPRRESSHPKTRNMLNRAPFLFIGIAIATLFFHYLPSRFTLPQHSNTDSSLIETDLALPTRRVLLEERRTLQERRQRVPLSVGLKNKKNKRVLVTGGAGFVGSHLVDRLIERGDNVIVIDNYFTGRKENVIHHIGDPNFELIRHDVVEPILLEVDQIYHLACPASPVHYKFNPVKTIKTNVVGTLNMLGLAKRVGARFLLTSTSEVYGDPLQHPQAETYWGNVNPIGVRSCYDEGKRVAETLAMDYHRGAGIEVRIARIFNTYGPRMCLDDGRVVSNFVAQALRKDPLTVYGDGKQTRSFQYVSDLVEGLMRLMEGEHVGPFNLGNPGEFTMLELAQVVQETIDPNAKIEFRPNTEDDPHKRKPDISKAKELLGWQPSVSLRQGLPLMVNDFRLRLFGDSKLNEAKGASAE